In one window of Halorubrum sp. BV1 DNA:
- the fer gene encoding ferredoxin Fer has translation MVSPFDVLEVDEDADEATIERAYRERIKQAHPDQGGTLEEFQLVRRAYRELDDRDENGDASAAGADDTDVADIDLTDEDGDAEVEPVRVEFLDYEVLDDYGWSLDDDDLFRKAAHADLDETEHGRLLVQPDESLLEGAENRGFGWPFSCRGGACANCAVYLVEGDISQPANHIMPDDLAERGFRLSCNGYPVSDELQVVFNVKHLAELDDLILPPGPFTRR, from the coding sequence ATGGTCTCGCCGTTCGACGTGTTGGAAGTCGACGAGGACGCCGACGAGGCGACGATCGAACGGGCCTACCGCGAGCGAATCAAGCAGGCGCACCCAGACCAAGGAGGTACCCTCGAAGAGTTCCAGCTCGTTCGGCGCGCGTATCGAGAACTCGACGACAGGGACGAAAACGGCGACGCGAGCGCGGCCGGCGCGGACGACACCGACGTCGCAGACATCGACCTGACCGACGAGGACGGCGACGCCGAGGTCGAGCCGGTCCGCGTGGAGTTCCTCGATTACGAAGTGCTCGACGACTATGGCTGGTCGCTCGACGACGACGATCTGTTTCGGAAGGCCGCACACGCCGACCTCGACGAGACCGAGCACGGCCGGCTGCTCGTCCAGCCGGACGAGAGCCTGCTCGAAGGGGCCGAAAACCGCGGGTTCGGGTGGCCGTTCTCGTGTCGGGGCGGGGCCTGCGCGAACTGCGCAGTCTACCTCGTCGAAGGCGACATCTCACAGCCCGCCAATCACATCATGCCCGACGACCTCGCGGAGCGGGGGTTTCGGCTCTCCTGTAACGGCTATCCGGTGAGCGACGAGCTACAGGTCGTGTTCAACGTGAAACACCTCGCCGAACTCGACGACCTCATTCTCCCGCCGGGACCGTTCACGCGGCGGTGA